One segment of Halococcus saccharolyticus DSM 5350 DNA contains the following:
- a CDS encoding DUF5816 domain-containing protein, which produces MDAKTTADGRRLYVDREAAERGSKGPFFVAYTSETDDSRWGYYCANCGAFDNAMDAMGRLKCNVCANIKKPDEWDAAHE; this is translated from the coding sequence ATGGACGCGAAAACGACCGCAGACGGCCGGCGGCTCTACGTCGACCGTGAGGCGGCCGAACGCGGCTCGAAGGGGCCGTTTTTCGTGGCGTACACGAGTGAAACCGACGACTCACGGTGGGGCTACTACTGCGCGAACTGCGGCGCGTTCGACAACGCGATGGATGCGATGGGCCGACTCAAGTGCAACGTGTGCGCCAACATCAAGAAACCGGACGAGTGGGACGCAGCCCACGAGTAG
- a CDS encoding phage terminase large subunit family protein — translation MTRSERRPPPDGGTWRKTTLYCPDCGHESTIDGDWHVEHTTDDDRDRAAYICPECGAVIARRPTRLAIA, via the coding sequence ATGACTCGATCGGAACGCCGGCCACCGCCGGACGGCGGCACTTGGAGAAAGACGACGTTGTACTGCCCGGACTGCGGCCACGAAAGCACGATCGATGGTGACTGGCACGTCGAACACACGACCGACGACGATCGCGACCGCGCCGCCTACATCTGTCCCGAGTGTGGCGCGGTCATCGCTCGTCGGCCCACCCGCCTCGCGATCGCGTAG
- a CDS encoding TrkH family potassium uptake protein, translated as MAVRVDLRTTASLLGTVLKGLAWPFGVLALVALGYGESAVPFVVPLVPALVLGEGLERFERSDTGPREAFLLVALSWLSVALVGAIPFVLADTGVLATPVNALFESMSGITTTGATVIQSFDIHSRSILLWRSVLQWLGGLGILVLAVGLLSQLSVSGAQLMETETQTRNVTKLTPSIAGTARLLGGLYVGLTALLVLVLLALRIAGLAPNMGPYNAVAHALTTVSTAGFSPEPASVGAFSPSVQWVVILFMIVGATNFVLLYYLARGDPSRLRESEEFRFYLAVLAGATALIVAALAFEEGFSGLDTVRHAVFQAVSIFTTTGYATVDFDVWPPLARHVLLVGMFVGGMAGSTTCSIKTLRWLVVVKAFRRDLFTAIHPEAIRPIRLSGQPIDEGTIRDVYTYTLVSVVIFAFLTVFVIVDTARVGLALGEFEAMGAAASTFLNIGPAFGLAGPYGSYEAFPVSTKLVMIVLMWIGRIEIVPVLVLFTTAFWRS; from the coding sequence ATGGCCGTCCGGGTCGACCTCCGGACGACCGCGAGCCTCCTCGGCACCGTGCTGAAGGGGCTCGCGTGGCCGTTCGGCGTTCTCGCGTTGGTCGCGCTCGGTTACGGCGAATCGGCCGTTCCGTTCGTCGTCCCGCTCGTCCCCGCACTCGTTCTAGGTGAGGGTTTGGAACGGTTCGAACGCAGCGATACGGGCCCACGCGAGGCGTTCTTGCTGGTGGCGCTCTCGTGGCTTTCGGTCGCGCTCGTCGGAGCGATTCCATTCGTTCTCGCCGACACGGGCGTTCTCGCGACCCCGGTGAACGCGCTGTTCGAGTCGATGAGCGGGATCACCACCACGGGAGCGACGGTCATCCAGTCGTTCGACATCCACTCGCGGTCGATTCTGCTGTGGCGGAGCGTGCTCCAGTGGCTCGGTGGGCTCGGCATCCTCGTGCTCGCGGTCGGACTGCTCTCGCAGCTCTCGGTCAGCGGCGCACAGCTCATGGAGACCGAGACTCAGACCAGGAACGTCACGAAACTCACCCCCAGCATCGCCGGCACCGCGCGTCTGCTCGGCGGACTGTACGTCGGGCTGACGGCGCTGTTGGTCCTCGTGTTGCTCGCGCTCCGGATCGCAGGTCTGGCTCCGAACATGGGCCCCTACAACGCGGTCGCCCACGCGCTCACGACCGTCTCGACCGCCGGATTCTCGCCCGAGCCGGCGAGCGTCGGGGCGTTCTCCCCGTCCGTCCAGTGGGTCGTGATCCTGTTCATGATCGTCGGCGCGACCAACTTCGTCCTGCTGTACTACCTCGCCCGCGGCGATCCCTCGCGGCTCCGCGAGAGCGAGGAGTTTCGCTTCTACCTCGCGGTCCTCGCCGGCGCGACGGCCCTCATCGTGGCCGCACTGGCGTTCGAGGAGGGATTCTCGGGCCTCGATACCGTTCGTCACGCCGTCTTTCAGGCCGTCTCGATCTTCACGACGACTGGCTACGCGACCGTCGACTTCGACGTGTGGCCACCGCTCGCGCGCCACGTCCTCCTCGTCGGAATGTTCGTCGGTGGGATGGCCGGCAGTACCACCTGCTCGATCAAGACGCTTCGATGGCTCGTCGTCGTCAAGGCGTTCCGCCGTGACCTCTTCACGGCGATCCACCCGGAGGCCATCCGACCGATTCGCCTCTCCGGCCAGCCGATCGACGAGGGGACGATCCGCGACGTCTACACCTACACCCTGGTGAGCGTCGTGATCTTCGCGTTTCTGACGGTGTTCGTGATCGTGGACACCGCGCGGGTCGGTCTCGCCCTCGGCGAGTTTGAGGCGATGGGGGCGGCGGCCTCAACGTTTCTCAACATCGGGCCGGCGTTCGGACTCGCCGGTCCCTATGGAAGCTACGAGGCGTTCCCCGTCTCAACGAAGTTGGTGATGATCGTCCTAATGTGGATCGGCCGTATCGAGATCGTTCCCGTCCTCGTGCTCTTCACGACTGCCTTCTGGCGGTCGTAG
- a CDS encoding pyridoxal-phosphate-dependent aminotransferase family protein, whose protein sequence is MEPPEVGELTPPDRMLMGPGPSEVHPRVRRAMSTPLVGHLDPAFVDLMDEVQELLRYTFQTDNEFTIPVSGTGSAAMESAIANLTEPGDTVLVPDNGYFGDRMASMVRRAGGSVERVDAPWGAPLDPDDVAAACETHDPDVVGFVHAETSTGVLQHDVPALTETAHDHGALVVADTVTSLGGVELRVDEWGIDAAYSATQKCLSAPPGASPLTLSERAVEKVTSRDAPVRSWYLDLSLLADYWGEERAYHHTAPITNVYALREALRLVAEEGIEARWERHERVAGALRDGVEAMGLGLASESWLPSLNTVALPDGVDDTVVIDHLLAEHGIEVAGGLGDLAGDVLRVGCMGHSARPANVLALVAALGDVLADQDADVDPDAGLAAARRRL, encoded by the coding sequence ATGGAACCGCCCGAAGTCGGCGAACTCACGCCACCGGATCGAATGTTGATGGGGCCCGGCCCGAGCGAGGTCCACCCGCGCGTGCGGCGAGCGATGAGCACGCCTCTGGTCGGCCATCTCGACCCGGCCTTTGTCGACCTGATGGACGAAGTTCAGGAGCTGCTTCGATACACCTTCCAAACCGACAACGAGTTCACCATCCCCGTGAGCGGCACGGGATCGGCCGCGATGGAGAGCGCGATCGCGAACCTCACCGAGCCCGGCGACACAGTTCTAGTTCCGGACAACGGGTACTTCGGTGATCGGATGGCCTCGATGGTCCGGCGGGCGGGCGGTTCGGTCGAGCGCGTCGACGCCCCGTGGGGTGCGCCGCTCGATCCGGACGACGTGGCCGCGGCGTGTGAAACCCACGACCCCGACGTGGTGGGGTTCGTCCACGCCGAGACCAGCACCGGCGTGCTCCAACACGACGTGCCGGCGCTCACCGAGACCGCCCACGATCACGGTGCGCTCGTCGTCGCGGACACCGTGACATCACTCGGCGGCGTCGAGCTCCGGGTCGACGAATGGGGGATCGACGCGGCGTACTCGGCCACCCAGAAGTGTCTCTCCGCGCCGCCGGGCGCGAGCCCGCTCACCCTCTCCGAACGCGCGGTCGAGAAGGTCACGAGCCGCGACGCGCCGGTTCGGTCATGGTATCTCGATCTCTCACTGCTCGCGGACTACTGGGGCGAGGAGCGTGCGTACCACCACACCGCGCCGATCACCAACGTCTACGCGCTTCGCGAGGCGCTTCGACTGGTGGCGGAGGAGGGGATCGAGGCACGCTGGGAGCGCCACGAGCGGGTTGCGGGCGCGCTCCGTGACGGCGTCGAGGCGATGGGGCTCGGTCTCGCGAGCGAGTCGTGGCTCCCGAGCCTGAACACTGTGGCACTCCCCGACGGCGTCGACGATACAGTGGTCATCGATCACCTCCTCGCCGAACACGGGATCGAGGTCGCTGGCGGGCTCGGCGACCTCGCTGGCGACGTGCTCCGAGTGGGGTGTATGGGCCACTCCGCACGACCGGCGAACGTTCTCGCGCTCGTGGCGGCACTCGGCGACGTGCTCGCAGATCAAGACGCCGACGTCGATCCCGACGCCGGGCTCGCGGCGGCACGACGCCGGCTGTAG
- a CDS encoding translation initiation factor eIF-2B translates to MIDETVEEIREMRTHSSSVVAVKAARALETLTEREFRSLDDYLRDVERNATALRQANPSHASLQNTQREIVDSVTDADPEDIEAAKARTSEAIRTVIERVEMAKRRAAEYGAAAIEDGTTVLTHDYSSTVLEAIELAARDGAAIEVYVTEARPRYLGRKSARTLAGIDRIETHLIVDSACGHFLPECDRVLFGMDCIVGDTLYNRVGTFPIAATAATCDVPVTVIGSGAKIIDEGFVFENEFRSSSEVMREPAEGFRLENPAYDATPTELLDTVITDEGMGALD, encoded by the coding sequence ATGATCGACGAGACGGTCGAGGAGATCCGGGAGATGCGGACCCACTCTTCCTCGGTGGTCGCCGTCAAGGCTGCCCGCGCGCTCGAAACCCTCACTGAACGTGAGTTCCGGAGCCTCGACGACTACCTTCGGGACGTCGAGCGCAACGCGACCGCGCTCCGCCAGGCGAACCCCTCGCACGCCTCGCTCCAGAACACCCAGCGCGAGATCGTCGACAGCGTGACCGACGCCGATCCCGAGGACATCGAGGCCGCGAAAGCCAGAACCAGCGAGGCCATTCGAACGGTGATCGAGCGGGTCGAGATGGCGAAACGCCGCGCCGCCGAGTACGGCGCAGCCGCGATCGAGGACGGAACGACCGTCCTGACCCACGATTACTCCTCCACCGTGCTGGAGGCGATCGAACTCGCCGCGCGGGACGGGGCCGCGATCGAGGTGTACGTGACCGAGGCGCGTCCCCGCTATCTCGGGCGGAAGAGCGCGCGCACCCTCGCGGGAATCGACCGGATCGAAACCCATCTGATCGTCGACAGCGCGTGCGGGCACTTCCTCCCTGAGTGCGACCGTGTCCTCTTCGGGATGGACTGCATCGTCGGCGACACTCTCTACAACCGGGTCGGAACCTTTCCGATCGCCGCGACTGCCGCGACCTGTGACGTGCCCGTCACCGTGATCGGTTCAGGGGCGAAGATCATCGACGAGGGGTTCGTCTTCGAGAACGAGTTTCGATCGAGTAGCGAAGTGATGCGCGAACCGGCCGAGGGGTTTCGGCTCGAAAATCCCGCTTACGACGCAACACCCACCGAACTGCTCGATACGGTCATCACCGACGAAGGAATGGGCGCGCTCGACTGA
- a CDS encoding mechanosensitive ion channel family protein — MEAEGVTWGVTQRAQVGTQLNGTPENGSIENSTGEVVETATRVLPEWVPQWSVQVALALVVLGLAWYGSKLFVRLIGRRVARRFRRPSVTRAVLRTIRVVVMFFGLLTAAAILGVGLSNILLSVTVLTAATAVVISPILGSIISGLFVLSDQSYEIGDMIELTDTDTQIRGFVEDITFQYTKIFTLDNTFLVIPNGTIRDRDVINYSAEDPRTRLSLDILVTYEGDLAQARDLIERAARDVDTVIRGGPDIRIGSARYPAAPTCYINEYADSGVLLTLRYWVREPYKLLTVRSAVQENIWERLDGTDVEFAYPHTQVVFGDSNDSSIPHDGPQFDDRRG, encoded by the coding sequence ATGGAGGCGGAAGGCGTGACGTGGGGCGTCACGCAGCGAGCACAGGTCGGCACGCAACTGAACGGTACGCCCGAAAACGGTAGTATCGAGAACAGTACCGGCGAGGTCGTCGAGACCGCGACTCGGGTGCTGCCCGAGTGGGTTCCCCAGTGGTCGGTGCAGGTGGCGCTGGCACTGGTGGTGCTCGGGCTCGCGTGGTACGGATCGAAGCTCTTCGTCAGGCTGATCGGGCGTCGTGTCGCGCGCCGCTTCCGCCGCCCCAGCGTCACTCGGGCAGTGCTGCGCACGATCCGCGTCGTCGTCATGTTCTTCGGGTTGCTCACGGCGGCGGCGATCCTCGGAGTCGGACTTAGCAACATCCTGCTGTCGGTGACAGTGCTCACGGCAGCCACCGCCGTCGTGATCTCGCCGATCCTCGGCAGCATCATCAGCGGTCTGTTCGTCCTCTCCGATCAATCGTACGAGATCGGCGACATGATCGAACTCACCGATACAGATACGCAGATCCGTGGTTTCGTCGAGGACATCACCTTCCAGTACACCAAGATATTCACGCTCGACAACACCTTTCTGGTGATCCCGAACGGGACGATCCGCGACCGCGACGTGATCAACTACTCCGCCGAAGACCCACGGACGAGGCTCTCACTCGACATTCTCGTGACCTACGAGGGCGACCTCGCGCAAGCTCGGGATCTGATCGAGCGCGCGGCCCGGGACGTCGATACCGTGATCCGGGGTGGACCGGACATCCGGATCGGTAGCGCGCGCTATCCTGCCGCGCCGACGTGCTACATCAACGAGTACGCCGACAGCGGCGTGTTGCTGACACTGCGGTACTGGGTCCGAGAGCCGTACAAACTCTTGACTGTGCGTTCGGCGGTGCAAGAGAACATCTGGGAGCGACTCGACGGGACCGACGTCGAGTTCGCATACCCACACACGCAGGTCGTCTTCGGTGATTCCAACGACTCGTCCATACCGCACGACGGCCCGCAGTTCGACGACCGGCGAGGGTGA
- a CDS encoding dodecin, whose amino-acid sequence MVYKKITLIGTSDEGFDAAVDEAVDRAEDTLDNVKWANTENLGVEIANADGREYQAEVEVAFELDE is encoded by the coding sequence ATGGTGTACAAAAAGATCACACTGATCGGGACGAGCGACGAAGGGTTCGATGCGGCCGTCGATGAAGCCGTCGACCGAGCAGAGGATACCCTCGACAACGTGAAATGGGCCAACACCGAGAACCTCGGCGTCGAGATCGCGAACGCTGACGGTCGCGAGTACCAGGCCGAGGTCGAGGTCGCGTTCGAGCTGGACGAATAG
- a CDS encoding universal stress protein yields the protein MTQVVVPVRYPLSEHSRRTLETAIAVADERDAALSVLHVDLYQSNQRVTQADLKHAVEEQFGPLDRTRYAVRTGFLVEETILDEVATEDADVVVIGRKQAGRWRRMVRRITDEPDVAQYLSDQLDCHVVAAPRSG from the coding sequence ATGACGCAGGTCGTCGTGCCCGTCCGGTATCCGCTGAGCGAACACTCCCGGCGCACGCTCGAAACCGCGATCGCGGTCGCCGACGAACGCGATGCCGCCCTCTCGGTGCTCCACGTCGATCTCTACCAGTCGAACCAGCGGGTCACGCAGGCCGACCTCAAGCACGCGGTCGAAGAGCAGTTCGGTCCGCTCGACCGGACGCGGTACGCCGTCCGCACCGGCTTCCTCGTCGAGGAGACCATCCTCGACGAGGTCGCCACCGAGGACGCCGACGTGGTCGTGATCGGCCGGAAGCAGGCTGGCCGGTGGCGGCGGATGGTTCGCCGGATCACCGACGAGCCGGACGTCGCACAGTACTTGAGCGACCAGCTCGACTGTCACGTCGTCGCCGCGCCGCGTTCCGGGTGA
- a CDS encoding metal-dependent hydrolase, whose protein sequence is MFVGHGLLAFALVAAGARWAGRSREHALTLGVAAGAFATLPDVDILYAPLGLVASGAFDVEGFWAAGNVVHRAVTHSLVVAAIAAIAFRYWSRAERSATAPAMSTARATGWSTAVTVDRAVAVVLLASLTVVAGIVSGLLGAFVMTVFGLVGCAVTTVAVRRGDLSPNAVLLVAAFGLASHPFGDLVTGGPPQLLYPFDLGLLTQRISLAADPTLHLFGAFWLELATLWLALVVYTTLTDRRVREAIHGRAALGVAYAAAVLAVPAPTLASSYEFVFSVLAVGIVGPVPLVRRQWRAWRRTHRPAGEYGGIAAALTGLTAITLASVGYAIAYAVL, encoded by the coding sequence ATGTTCGTCGGCCACGGACTGTTGGCGTTCGCGCTCGTTGCGGCCGGCGCACGCTGGGCCGGGCGCTCGCGCGAGCACGCGCTCACACTCGGCGTAGCGGCCGGCGCGTTCGCCACGCTTCCCGATGTCGACATCCTCTATGCGCCGCTCGGATTGGTGGCGTCCGGTGCATTCGACGTCGAGGGGTTCTGGGCTGCCGGCAACGTCGTCCACCGTGCAGTCACCCACTCCCTCGTCGTCGCGGCGATCGCGGCGATCGCGTTTCGCTACTGGAGTCGGGCGGAGCGGTCGGCGACCGCGCCGGCGATGAGCACCGCACGTGCGACGGGATGGTCGACAGCTGTGACTGTCGATCGCGCTGTGGCCGTCGTACTCCTCGCGAGCCTCACCGTCGTCGCCGGGATCGTCAGTGGTCTGCTCGGCGCGTTCGTCATGACCGTGTTCGGCCTCGTGGGCTGCGCCGTGACGACGGTGGCGGTTCGACGTGGCGATCTCTCCCCGAACGCAGTCCTGCTCGTCGCGGCGTTCGGCCTCGCCAGTCACCCGTTCGGCGATCTGGTCACCGGGGGACCGCCACAGCTGCTCTACCCGTTCGACCTCGGCCTGTTGACCCAGCGCATCAGCCTCGCTGCCGACCCGACGCTGCATCTGTTCGGCGCGTTCTGGCTCGAACTCGCCACGCTCTGGCTCGCGCTCGTGGTCTACACCACACTCACCGACCGCCGGGTGCGCGAGGCGATCCACGGCCGGGCGGCGCTCGGCGTGGCCTACGCAGCGGCTGTACTTGCCGTGCCTGCACCGACGCTCGCATCGTCGTACGAGTTCGTCTTCAGCGTGCTGGCGGTCGGAATCGTCGGTCCCGTACCGCTCGTGCGACGGCAGTGGCGCGCGTGGCGACGGACACACCGGCCGGCCGGCGAGTACGGTGGGATCGCGGCGGCGCTCACCGGCCTCACGGCGATCACGCTCGCGTCGGTCGGTTATGCGATCGCCTACGCCGTGCTCTGA
- a CDS encoding DUF7116 family protein, which translates to MGAVSIPPTEAARSIFTDLGYTVSGSGREFSAERKWRVVAVTAADESTELPESGDLRCFVARTDTAHDLRERLLATKPDYDWAVIGVDGAGDYEVLHPSLGPALVA; encoded by the coding sequence ATGGGGGCTGTTAGCATACCACCGACCGAGGCGGCTCGATCGATCTTCACCGACCTCGGCTACACCGTCTCCGGGAGCGGCCGCGAGTTCAGCGCCGAGCGAAAGTGGCGTGTCGTCGCCGTCACGGCTGCCGATGAATCGACGGAACTACCCGAATCGGGCGATCTTCGGTGTTTCGTCGCTCGCACCGACACCGCACACGATCTCCGCGAGCGACTGCTCGCGACCAAACCCGACTACGACTGGGCGGTCATCGGCGTCGACGGTGCCGGCGACTACGAGGTGCTCCACCCCTCGCTCGGCCCCGCACTCGTCGCCTGA
- a CDS encoding proteasome assembly chaperone family protein: MAETIRTSPDATFDVVHDAEPPETLLAGFAEFGMAGLTAADSLVDQLDLEQTGHITADRLPAITPFSDGVARHHTRLFSRPDLDITVLVGELFVPLPAAAALAESVLEWTESNGVTETTVLSGVPMAHGPGEHRSFYVATEAYRERRLDGIDVQPMGNGFLDGINGTLMARGIDSPLDACVLTTPVHPLAPDAEAAARLLETADTIYDLGVDAGPLRSFAEEVRQHYESLAEHVESTDDHRYDDQMFR, from the coding sequence ATGGCCGAGACGATCCGGACCAGCCCCGACGCGACGTTCGACGTGGTCCACGACGCGGAGCCACCGGAGACGCTGCTCGCTGGCTTCGCGGAGTTCGGGATGGCTGGCCTCACCGCCGCCGACTCGCTGGTCGATCAGCTCGATCTCGAGCAGACAGGCCACATCACCGCCGATCGACTCCCCGCGATCACGCCGTTTTCCGACGGCGTGGCGCGCCACCACACGAGACTGTTCTCCCGTCCCGATCTCGATATTACGGTGTTGGTCGGTGAGTTGTTCGTCCCATTGCCGGCCGCCGCCGCGCTCGCCGAATCGGTTCTCGAATGGACGGAGTCGAACGGGGTTACGGAGACCACAGTGCTGTCGGGAGTGCCGATGGCCCACGGCCCCGGCGAACACCGATCGTTCTACGTCGCCACCGAGGCCTACCGCGAGCGACGGCTCGACGGGATCGACGTCCAGCCGATGGGCAACGGCTTCCTCGACGGTATCAACGGGACACTCATGGCCCGTGGCATCGACTCGCCGCTCGACGCCTGTGTGCTCACGACACCTGTGCATCCGCTCGCGCCCGACGCCGAGGCCGCCGCGAGACTGCTCGAAACCGCCGACACGATCTACGATCTCGGTGTCGACGCCGGTCCACTGCGCTCGTTCGCGGAGGAAGTCCGCCAGCACTACGAGAGCCTGGCCGAACACGTCGAATCGACCGACGACCACCGGTACGACGACCAGATGTTCAGATAG
- the trkA gene encoding Trk system potassium transporter TrkA, with product MRVVIIGAGQVGSSIAASLDTDHEVVVVDTDAERVDALTYSLDVLAIEGDGASLSTLREAEIEAADLLIASTDDDETNIVACATAKTASDAFTVARVKRTNYLDTWQEAGGAFGVDFMVCTNLLAAETMVRVIGLPAARDVDVFAEGRVMMAEFCVPEGSPVAGRTVAEADHFTELTFAAMLRDGKVVIPDGETTIEAGDELVVIGSPENTRTFAGDLAPGRNEDGKDVVIVGGSEIAVEAARLLEDRGLHPRLVERDPDRARELAEQLAGTTVMQSDATDQEFLQREHVDDADVVIAALGSDEKNLLASLLATRIGVPRTVALVETAEYTDLFEAVGVGAAINPREATAEEIIRLAHDGTPENVAIVDRDRAEVLEIEIADDSVLAGRPIRESAADLPARVTIGAITRDGAFVTPRGDTVVEVGDHVVVFAEIDAIDAVASQV from the coding sequence GTGCGGGTAGTCATCATCGGGGCGGGGCAGGTCGGTTCCTCCATCGCTGCGAGTCTCGACACCGACCACGAGGTCGTGGTGGTCGATACGGACGCGGAGCGGGTCGACGCGCTGACGTACTCGCTCGACGTGCTCGCCATCGAGGGCGACGGTGCGTCGCTGTCGACGCTCCGGGAAGCCGAAATCGAGGCGGCGGACCTCCTGATCGCGAGCACCGACGACGACGAAACCAACATCGTAGCGTGTGCGACGGCAAAGACCGCGAGCGACGCGTTCACCGTCGCCCGGGTGAAGCGGACCAACTACCTCGACACGTGGCAGGAGGCCGGTGGCGCGTTCGGTGTCGACTTCATGGTCTGTACCAACCTGCTGGCGGCCGAGACCATGGTCCGGGTCATCGGGCTGCCCGCCGCTCGGGACGTCGACGTGTTCGCCGAGGGCCGCGTGATGATGGCGGAGTTCTGCGTGCCCGAGGGCAGCCCCGTGGCGGGCCGGACGGTGGCCGAGGCCGATCACTTCACCGAACTCACCTTCGCGGCGATGCTCCGGGACGGCAAGGTCGTCATTCCCGACGGGGAGACGACGATCGAGGCCGGCGACGAGCTGGTCGTGATCGGGAGCCCCGAGAACACGCGCACGTTCGCGGGCGACCTCGCACCGGGGCGTAACGAGGACGGCAAGGACGTCGTGATTGTCGGCGGCAGCGAGATCGCGGTCGAGGCCGCGCGGCTGCTCGAAGACCGCGGGCTCCACCCACGGCTCGTCGAGCGCGACCCGGACCGCGCCCGCGAGCTCGCGGAGCAGCTCGCCGGCACCACGGTGATGCAGAGCGACGCAACTGACCAGGAGTTCCTCCAGCGCGAACACGTCGACGATGCCGACGTGGTGATCGCAGCGCTCGGCAGCGACGAGAAGAACCTGCTCGCCAGTCTACTCGCCACGCGGATCGGGGTGCCACGAACGGTCGCACTGGTCGAGACCGCCGAGTACACCGACCTCTTCGAGGCGGTGGGCGTCGGCGCGGCGATCAACCCACGCGAGGCGACCGCCGAGGAGATCATCCGACTCGCGCACGATGGCACCCCCGAGAACGTCGCGATCGTCGACCGGGACCGCGCGGAGGTGCTCGAAATCGAGATCGCCGACGACAGCGTGCTCGCCGGCCGCCCGATCCGCGAGTCCGCCGCCGACCTCCCAGCGAGGGTGACCATCGGCGCGATCACTCGCGACGGGGCGTTCGTCACGCCGCGAGGTGACACAGTGGTGGAGGTCGGCGATCACGTCGTCGTGTTCGCCGAGATCGACGCCATCGACGCCGTCGCCAGCCAGGTCTGA